A single region of the Streptomyces sp. ITFR-16 genome encodes:
- a CDS encoding amidohydrolase family protein — protein sequence MTDRYTVISADCHAGADLLDYRPYLESKHHEDFDAWAAAYVNPYEGLVADTADRNWNSDRRLAELEADGIVAEVVFPNTIPPFFPSASLMAPAPSRTEYEQRWAGLRAHNRWLADFCAAAPGRRAGVAQILLNDPAEAAREVRRTKEAGLTGGILLPGAPPGSGVPELHSPAYDPLWAACAELDVPVNHHGGSASPPLGDEPAARAVFMVETTWFSHRALWHLIFGGAFRRHPALRLVLTEQGSGWIPGIVEMLDYYHGRLVAAASRATTAESRFGAGLSDSMGARPSEVWRDNCFVGASFMRPHEVPLRDRIGLDKIMWGSDYPHDEGTAPYTREALRIAYAGLPPAEIAAMTGGNAARVYGFDLPALDRIAARVGPTVTETAEPLKQIPPDATSPAFAAGGSVRVW from the coding sequence ATGACGGACCGCTACACGGTCATCTCCGCCGACTGCCACGCCGGCGCCGACCTCCTCGACTACAGGCCCTACCTGGAGTCGAAGCACCACGAGGACTTCGACGCCTGGGCGGCGGCCTACGTCAACCCGTACGAGGGCCTGGTGGCCGACACCGCCGACCGCAACTGGAACTCGGACCGCCGCCTCGCCGAGCTGGAGGCGGACGGCATCGTCGCCGAGGTCGTCTTCCCCAACACCATTCCGCCGTTCTTCCCCTCCGCCTCCCTGATGGCCCCCGCACCCTCCCGGACGGAGTACGAACAGCGCTGGGCCGGGCTGCGCGCCCACAACCGCTGGCTCGCCGACTTCTGCGCGGCCGCACCGGGCCGGCGTGCCGGCGTCGCCCAGATCCTCCTCAACGACCCGGCGGAGGCGGCCCGCGAGGTCCGCCGCACCAAGGAAGCCGGCCTCACCGGCGGCATCCTGCTGCCCGGCGCACCTCCCGGCTCGGGCGTCCCCGAACTCCACTCCCCGGCGTACGACCCGCTCTGGGCCGCCTGCGCCGAACTCGACGTCCCCGTCAACCACCACGGCGGCTCCGCCTCCCCGCCGCTCGGCGACGAACCGGCGGCCCGCGCCGTCTTCATGGTGGAGACCACGTGGTTCTCGCACCGGGCCCTGTGGCACCTGATCTTCGGCGGCGCCTTCCGCCGCCACCCGGCCCTCAGGCTCGTCCTCACCGAGCAGGGCTCCGGCTGGATCCCCGGCATCGTGGAGATGCTCGACTACTACCACGGCCGCCTGGTCGCGGCGGCCTCCCGGGCCACGACCGCCGAGTCCCGCTTCGGCGCCGGCCTCTCGGACTCCATGGGCGCCCGCCCCAGCGAGGTATGGCGTGACAACTGCTTCGTCGGCGCCAGCTTCATGCGCCCGCACGAGGTGCCCCTGCGCGACCGGATCGGCCTCGACAAGATCATGTGGGGCAGCGACTACCCCCACGACGAGGGCACCGCCCCCTACACCCGCGAGGCGCTGCGGATCGCCTACGCCGGACTCCCGCCCGCCGAGATCGCGGCGATGACCGGCGGGAACGCCGCCCGCGTCTACGGATTCGACCTGCCCGCCCTGGACCGCATCGCGGCCCGCGTCGGCCCGACGGTGACGGAGACGGCCGAGCCCCTGAAGCAGATCCCGCCGGACGCGACGAGCCCGGCGTTCGCGGCGGGCGGGTCGGTGCGGGTCTGGTGA
- a CDS encoding VIT family protein: MTQPQAHDEPHGGGLGARLNWLRAAVLGANDGVVSTAGLVVGVAGATGDRGTLLTAGLAGLLAGSLSMAAGEYVSVSTQRDSEKSALATEKRELQETPEAELAELTGLLEGKGLSREVAREAAVQLTERDALRAHAEVELGIDPDELANPWHAAGASFLAFTVGALLPLLAIVLPPLSLRVPVTVLSVLAVLAVTGWWSARLGGAEPGPAVLRNMGGGAVAMAVTYAAGHLLGAAGV; this comes from the coding sequence ATGACTCAACCCCAGGCGCACGACGAACCGCACGGCGGCGGGCTGGGTGCGCGGCTCAACTGGCTGCGGGCCGCCGTGCTCGGGGCCAATGACGGTGTGGTGTCCACCGCCGGGCTCGTCGTGGGGGTCGCCGGGGCCACCGGGGACCGCGGGACGCTGCTCACGGCGGGGCTGGCCGGGCTGCTGGCCGGGTCGCTGTCGATGGCCGCGGGTGAGTACGTGTCCGTGTCCACCCAGCGCGACTCGGAGAAGTCCGCGCTGGCGACGGAGAAGCGTGAGCTCCAGGAGACCCCGGAGGCGGAACTCGCCGAGCTCACCGGGTTGTTGGAGGGCAAGGGGCTCAGCCGTGAGGTCGCCCGCGAGGCGGCCGTCCAGCTGACCGAGCGCGACGCGCTGCGCGCCCACGCGGAGGTCGAGCTCGGGATCGACCCGGACGAGCTGGCGAACCCGTGGCACGCGGCGGGCGCCAGCTTCCTGGCGTTCACGGTGGGCGCGCTGCTCCCGCTGCTGGCGATCGTGCTGCCCCCGCTGTCCCTGCGGGTGCCGGTGACCGTGCTGTCGGTCCTCGCGGTGCTGGCCGTGACGGGCTGGTGGAGCGCCCGCCTGGGCGGCGCGGAACCGGGGCCGGCGGTCCTGCGGAACATGGGCGGGGGAGCGGTCGCGATGGCGGTGACGTACGCGGCGGGGCATCTGCTGGGGGCGGCGGGGGTCTAG
- a CDS encoding NACHT domain-containing protein, which translates to MQGLEVALIRLATTVLGTVARSLVAPKPGAGLVPDPVRPLPRPAKPGRLAAVLGGRLAKSYAGLPENERLAAVDAVRDTFAAQGTLSADRLFSLDLAPERLAAELSAPPPGLSERAAGLYRELLERCCAHVVEQLTAEPSFAARAAVEQVRAAERTRELVADVRDRVGPHPGAAALDFEERYAAFVAAAHSRMGLFGLTLGRSAGEWPLETAYISLAVSSRLDAPDWWEGSAPDRVTVKAEQALAETSRLLLRGPAGSGKSTLVQWLAVNAARQSFDSDLADWNRCVPFVLRLRAFTSDDRLPGPEDFLRATGVPLHGAAPAGWADRLLSEGRGLVLVDGVDEVPMRLRRRTEKWLKDLITAYPRSRYVVTTRPSAVPDGWLGQQGFVAHSMLPMDRDDIRAFIRHWHDAARGQCPAPEERGQLDVYEASLRRAVGLRRDLGRLATNPLMCALLCALNRDRRMQLPRARKELYDAALDMLLVRRDTEREIVNVEGVDLTREEQTALLQRLAYWLIRNGQLEAAREEAVTMVAEWLRAMPQVRGTATQVFSHLLIRSGLLREPAPGAVAFVHRTFLDYLGAKAAVEARDFGVLVRNAHDDGWDDVVQMAVGHARVDERTLLLSRLLHRSEEEPEHRHRLVLLAAASLDHAPELSPGVRSEVQTRTEKLLPPLAPEDADELAKAGELVLDLLPKPGHLSAGTAAAIVRTAGLIGGDAAFEVMVGFRQDERPEVSRQLTESWGAFPAEAYAREVLSAGSWATSYLYVRRADQLGALRHVRGARRIHVSGAHRDLGPLLRLDAPEALFLYDNWVLTDLSALASVPSLTEVGISLCPEVKDLRPLATPALRSLMLYEINADVSLEPLRDMTGLTAFTAQHPVLVESVGELPIGPQLTNLALSRQTRYLRLDGIERWPRLDALTVGGRTQLGELERHPSLATLTTLGVHEVDHFDPRMIHGLTALRRLLLFRCGTVADLAPLRELPGLTSLRLSHCALDGPPVDLSPLAAFEGLTVTLSGDTKASGTELFPPGRIIHRP; encoded by the coding sequence TTGCAGGGTCTGGAAGTTGCGCTGATCCGGCTCGCTACGACAGTACTCGGCACGGTGGCGAGATCACTGGTCGCGCCCAAGCCCGGCGCGGGCCTGGTCCCGGACCCGGTCCGCCCGCTCCCCCGCCCGGCGAAGCCGGGCCGGCTGGCGGCCGTGCTCGGCGGGCGGCTGGCCAAGTCGTACGCCGGGCTGCCGGAGAACGAGCGGCTGGCCGCCGTGGACGCGGTCCGCGACACCTTCGCGGCGCAGGGCACGCTGAGCGCGGACCGGCTGTTCTCCCTGGACCTGGCCCCGGAGCGGCTGGCCGCCGAACTGTCGGCGCCCCCGCCGGGGCTGTCGGAGCGGGCCGCCGGACTGTACCGGGAGCTGCTGGAGCGGTGCTGCGCCCATGTCGTGGAGCAGCTGACCGCCGAGCCGTCGTTCGCCGCCCGGGCGGCGGTGGAGCAGGTCCGCGCGGCGGAGCGGACGCGGGAGCTGGTGGCGGACGTACGGGACCGGGTCGGCCCGCACCCCGGGGCCGCGGCCCTGGACTTCGAGGAGCGGTACGCGGCGTTCGTGGCCGCGGCACACAGCCGGATGGGGCTGTTCGGGCTGACACTCGGCCGGTCGGCGGGCGAGTGGCCGCTGGAGACGGCCTACATCAGCCTGGCGGTGAGCTCCCGGCTCGACGCTCCGGACTGGTGGGAGGGGTCCGCGCCGGACCGGGTGACGGTCAAGGCCGAACAGGCCCTCGCGGAGACCAGCCGCCTGCTGCTGCGGGGGCCGGCCGGGTCCGGCAAGAGCACGCTGGTGCAGTGGCTGGCAGTGAACGCCGCGCGGCAGTCGTTCGACAGCGACCTGGCGGACTGGAACCGCTGTGTGCCGTTCGTGCTGCGGCTGCGCGCGTTCACCTCGGACGACCGGCTGCCCGGCCCGGAGGACTTCCTGCGCGCCACCGGCGTCCCGCTGCACGGCGCGGCCCCCGCGGGCTGGGCGGACCGGCTGCTGTCCGAGGGGCGGGGCCTGGTGCTGGTGGACGGGGTGGACGAGGTTCCGATGCGGCTGCGCCGGCGTACCGAGAAGTGGCTGAAGGACCTGATCACCGCGTACCCGAGGTCGCGCTATGTGGTGACGACCCGGCCGTCCGCGGTCCCCGACGGGTGGCTCGGCCAGCAGGGCTTCGTGGCGCACTCGATGCTGCCGATGGACCGGGACGACATCCGCGCCTTCATCAGGCACTGGCACGACGCGGCGCGCGGGCAGTGCCCGGCACCGGAGGAACGGGGCCAGCTCGACGTGTACGAGGCGTCCTTGCGCCGTGCGGTCGGGCTGCGCAGGGACCTCGGCCGGCTGGCGACCAACCCCCTGATGTGCGCCCTGCTGTGCGCGCTCAACCGCGACCGGCGGATGCAACTGCCCCGGGCCCGCAAGGAGTTGTACGACGCGGCGCTGGACATGCTGCTGGTACGGCGGGACACGGAACGCGAGATCGTGAACGTCGAGGGCGTCGACCTCACCCGGGAGGAGCAGACGGCGCTGCTCCAGCGGCTGGCGTACTGGCTGATCCGCAACGGCCAGCTGGAGGCGGCACGCGAGGAGGCCGTCACCATGGTGGCGGAGTGGCTGCGGGCCATGCCACAGGTACGGGGCACGGCCACGCAGGTCTTCTCGCACCTGCTGATCCGCAGCGGCCTGCTGCGCGAACCGGCGCCGGGCGCGGTGGCCTTCGTGCACCGGACGTTCCTGGACTACCTGGGCGCGAAGGCGGCGGTGGAGGCGCGGGACTTCGGGGTTCTGGTGCGCAACGCCCACGACGACGGGTGGGACGACGTGGTGCAGATGGCGGTGGGGCACGCCCGGGTGGACGAACGCACCCTGCTCCTGAGCAGACTGCTGCACCGGTCCGAGGAGGAGCCGGAACACCGCCATCGCCTGGTGCTTCTGGCAGCGGCGAGCCTGGACCACGCGCCCGAGCTGAGTCCCGGTGTCCGCTCCGAGGTACAGACGCGGACCGAGAAACTGCTGCCGCCCCTGGCTCCCGAGGACGCCGACGAACTCGCCAAGGCGGGCGAGCTGGTGCTGGACCTGCTGCCGAAGCCCGGCCACCTGAGCGCGGGCACGGCGGCCGCGATCGTACGCACGGCGGGGCTGATCGGGGGCGACGCCGCGTTCGAGGTGATGGTCGGGTTCAGACAGGACGAGCGGCCGGAGGTCTCCCGCCAACTGACCGAGAGCTGGGGCGCCTTCCCCGCGGAGGCCTACGCCCGGGAGGTGCTCTCCGCCGGCTCCTGGGCCACGTCGTATCTGTACGTGCGCCGGGCCGATCAGCTCGGCGCACTGCGTCACGTCCGCGGGGCCCGGCGGATCCATGTGAGCGGCGCCCACCGCGATCTCGGCCCCCTGCTCCGGCTGGACGCCCCGGAAGCGCTCTTCCTGTACGACAACTGGGTGCTCACGGACCTCTCCGCCCTGGCCTCCGTCCCCTCACTGACCGAGGTGGGAATCAGTCTCTGCCCGGAGGTGAAGGACCTGAGGCCGCTGGCCACCCCCGCGCTGCGGAGCCTCATGCTGTACGAGATCAACGCCGACGTGTCCCTCGAACCCCTGCGCGACATGACAGGGCTCACGGCCTTCACCGCCCAGCACCCTGTGCTCGTCGAGAGCGTGGGCGAACTGCCCATCGGCCCTCAGCTCACCAACCTCGCCCTGTCCCGCCAGACCCGGTACCTGCGCCTCGACGGCATCGAGCGCTGGCCGCGCCTGGACGCCCTCACGGTCGGGGGCCGGACCCAGCTGGGCGAGCTGGAGCGGCACCCGTCCCTCGCCACGCTCACGACGCTCGGGGTGCACGAGGTCGATCACTTCGACCCCCGGATGATCCACGGGCTCACCGCGCTGCGGCGGCTCCTCCTGTTCCGCTGCGGCACCGTCGCCGATCTGGCCCCCCTGCGCGAGCTGCCCGGCCTCACGTCGCTGCGGCTGAGCCACTGCGCGCTGGACGGTCCCCCGGTCGACCTGAGCCCGCTGGCCGCCTTCGAAGGCCTCACCGTCACCCTGTCGGGCGACACGAAGGCCAGCGGCACCGAACTCTTCCCGCCGGGCCGCATCATCCACCGCCCCTAG
- a CDS encoding sterol desaturase family protein → MPTNLPDVVLWSIPAFVLLTVLEMALHHFHPDEDAAGYEAKDAATSITMGLGSLVFDLLWKLPIVAIYTAVYELTPLRVPVLWWTVLLMLLAQDFFYYGSHRGHHVIRILWACHVVHHSSRKFNLSTALRQPWTSLTSWPFYLPLIACGVHPAALAFCSSANLVYQFWVHTERIDKLPRPFEYVLNTPSHHRVHHASQGGYLDRNFGGILIVWDRWFGSYAAETERPVFGLTKNINTFNPLRVATHEYAAIARDVRAAGSWGERAGRIFRGPGWQPAARTAGAPAVTATASAATAAERTG, encoded by the coding sequence ATGCCGACGAACCTGCCCGATGTAGTGCTCTGGTCCATACCGGCCTTCGTTCTGCTCACCGTGCTGGAGATGGCGCTCCACCACTTCCACCCCGACGAGGACGCCGCCGGGTACGAGGCGAAGGACGCCGCCACCAGCATCACCATGGGGCTGGGCAGCCTGGTCTTCGACCTGCTGTGGAAACTGCCCATCGTGGCGATCTACACAGCGGTGTACGAGCTGACGCCGCTGCGGGTGCCCGTGCTCTGGTGGACCGTGCTGCTGATGCTGCTGGCCCAGGACTTCTTCTACTACGGGTCGCACCGGGGCCACCACGTCATCCGGATCCTGTGGGCCTGCCACGTGGTCCACCACTCCAGCCGGAAGTTCAACCTCTCCACCGCGCTGCGCCAGCCCTGGACCTCGCTGACCTCCTGGCCCTTCTATCTGCCGCTCATCGCCTGCGGTGTGCACCCGGCGGCGCTGGCCTTCTGTTCGTCGGCCAACCTCGTCTACCAGTTCTGGGTGCACACCGAGCGGATCGACAAGCTGCCCCGGCCCTTCGAGTACGTGCTGAACACGCCCTCGCACCACCGGGTGCACCACGCCTCGCAGGGCGGGTACCTCGACCGGAACTTCGGCGGGATCCTGATCGTGTGGGACCGGTGGTTCGGGTCGTACGCCGCCGAGACCGAGCGGCCCGTGTTCGGGCTCACCAAGAACATCAACACCTTCAACCCGCTGCGGGTCGCCACCCACGAGTACGCCGCCATCGCGCGCGACGTGCGCGCGGCGGGCAGCTGGGGCGAGCGGGCCGGGCGGATCTTCCGGGGGCCCGGCTGGCAGCCGGCCGCGCGGACGGCGGGGGCACCCGCGGTCACCGCCACCGCTTCCGCCGCCACCGCCGCGGAACGCACCGGATGA
- a CDS encoding lysoplasmalogenase: MSAGPVPERTEQRERRERLVRPLLIAFLVVCAADLVGVLADIGGLHLVAKPLLMPLLAGYAAARRGPRLLVAALLCGWAGDVFLLADADLAFLIGMGGFAAGHICYLVLFGRRRGALLPGTGYAVVLAVFVVLIWDGLPAGLRIPMAGYSLLLTAMAYRSGVLGRYAATGGALFLVSDALIATGIADWPQLPAPDFWVMLTYVAAQLLLTFGALGAPGAPGARGVPGAYRERSISI, from the coding sequence ATGAGCGCCGGACCGGTGCCGGAGCGGACGGAGCAGCGGGAGCGGCGGGAGCGGCTGGTACGGCCCCTGCTCATCGCCTTCCTCGTCGTGTGCGCCGCCGATCTCGTCGGGGTGCTCGCGGACATCGGCGGCCTCCACCTCGTCGCCAAGCCGCTGCTGATGCCGCTGCTGGCCGGCTACGCCGCCGCCCGGCGCGGGCCCCGGCTGCTGGTCGCCGCACTGCTCTGCGGCTGGGCCGGGGACGTGTTCCTGCTGGCCGACGCCGATCTCGCCTTCCTCATCGGGATGGGCGGCTTCGCCGCCGGGCACATCTGCTACCTGGTGCTCTTCGGGCGGCGGCGCGGCGCCCTGCTGCCCGGGACCGGGTACGCGGTCGTGCTGGCGGTCTTCGTCGTGCTGATCTGGGACGGGCTGCCGGCCGGGCTGCGGATCCCGATGGCGGGCTACAGCCTGCTGCTGACCGCCATGGCGTACCGCTCCGGGGTACTCGGCCGGTACGCGGCCACCGGCGGGGCGCTCTTCCTGGTCTCCGACGCGCTGATCGCCACCGGCATCGCCGACTGGCCGCAGCTGCCCGCACCCGACTTCTGGGTCATGCTCACCTATGTGGCGGCGCAGCTCCTGCTGACGTTCGGGGCGCTCGGGGCACCGGGGGCGCCAGGGGCACGTGGGGTCCCCGGGGCGTACCGTGAGCGGAGTATCAGCATCTGA
- a CDS encoding zinc-dependent alcohol dehydrogenase family protein, whose translation MRATVIHAPHDIRVQEVPDPAIQRPTDVVLRVLRACICGSDLWAYRGESARQPGQRIGHEFLGIVEEAGAEVHGFAVGDLVVAPFVWSDGTCAYCAEGLTTSCPQGGFWGSVGSDGGQGEAVRVPFADGTLVKLPAAAASDDHLLTALLALSDVLGTGHHAAVGAGVKPGSTVAVVGDGAVGLCGVMAAKRLGAERIIALGRHTVRTDIARTFGATDVVAERGDAAVAAVRDLLGGEGAHAVIEAVGTEESMRTAVGITRDGGSIGYVGVPHGSGTGLDLGVMFDRNIALRGGVAPVRTYIPELLPDVLSGTIDPSPVFDLAIGLDEVPAGYKAMDERTALKVLITP comes from the coding sequence ATGCGCGCCACCGTCATCCACGCCCCCCACGACATCCGCGTGCAGGAGGTGCCGGACCCGGCGATCCAGCGGCCCACCGACGTCGTCCTGCGGGTTCTGCGGGCCTGCATCTGCGGCAGCGACCTGTGGGCCTACCGCGGTGAGTCCGCCCGGCAGCCCGGCCAGCGCATCGGCCACGAGTTCCTGGGGATCGTCGAGGAGGCCGGGGCCGAGGTCCACGGCTTCGCCGTCGGCGACCTCGTCGTCGCCCCCTTCGTCTGGTCCGACGGCACCTGCGCGTACTGCGCCGAGGGGCTGACCACCTCCTGCCCGCAGGGCGGCTTCTGGGGCTCGGTCGGCTCCGACGGCGGACAGGGCGAGGCCGTCCGCGTCCCCTTCGCCGACGGCACCCTCGTCAAGCTCCCCGCCGCCGCGGCCTCCGACGACCACCTGCTCACCGCGCTGCTGGCGCTCTCCGACGTCCTCGGCACCGGCCACCACGCCGCCGTCGGCGCCGGGGTGAAGCCCGGCTCGACCGTCGCCGTCGTCGGTGACGGAGCCGTCGGCCTGTGCGGCGTCATGGCCGCCAAGCGGCTCGGCGCCGAGCGGATCATCGCGCTGGGCCGCCACACGGTGCGCACGGACATCGCCCGTACCTTCGGCGCCACCGATGTCGTCGCCGAGCGCGGTGACGCGGCCGTCGCCGCCGTACGGGACCTCCTCGGCGGCGAGGGCGCGCACGCCGTGATCGAGGCCGTCGGCACCGAGGAGTCGATGCGCACCGCCGTCGGCATCACCCGGGACGGCGGCTCGATCGGCTACGTCGGCGTCCCGCACGGCAGCGGCACCGGACTGGACCTCGGCGTGATGTTCGACCGCAACATCGCCCTGCGCGGGGGTGTCGCCCCCGTGCGCACCTACATCCCGGAGCTGCTCCCCGACGTCCTGTCCGGCACCATCGACCCCTCGCCCGTCTTCGACCTGGCCATCGGCCTCGACGAGGTCCCGGCCGGCTACAAGGCGATGGACGAGCGCACGGCGCTGAAGGTCCTCATCACGCCGTGA
- a CDS encoding S8 family serine peptidase, whose amino-acid sequence MAHLGSRRTRALTLPVGLALTASLGFLPTGAASAAPSDGAPSAAAPADGPKLSYVVNTQGGAATVKQVRKAIERAGGTVVIAYDRIGVIVVHSQNPDFARTVRGVRGVQSAGATRTNPIVPQATKDIGVEQPLTAEQERSAAARATAGQDPLEPLQWDLPAIKADKAHQKSLGSSKVTVAVIDTGVDDTHPDLAPNFDRRASADCVSGAPDTTDGAWRPKTGESDHGTHVAGTIAAAKNGIGVTGVAPGVKVSGIKVGNPDGFFYTEAVVCGFVWAADHGADVTNNSYYTDPWMYNCKNDPDQGALVEAVARATRYAERKGTVNVAAAGNSAEDLAADTIEDASSPNDTTPAPRTIDPKVCLDIPTMLPGVVTVSATGAKGLKSSYSNYGNGVIDVAAPGGDSTVYQTPEPPATNGLILSTLPGGGYGYKAGTSMASPHVAGVVALIKSKHPYASAAAVKALLTLEADATACGAPYDIDGDGTVDAVCEGGKNRNGFYGAGVVDALDAVRW is encoded by the coding sequence ATGGCTCATCTGGGATCCAGACGGACACGCGCACTGACGCTGCCCGTCGGATTGGCCCTCACCGCCTCGCTCGGCTTCCTGCCGACGGGCGCCGCCTCCGCCGCTCCCTCGGACGGCGCACCCTCGGCGGCGGCACCGGCGGACGGCCCGAAGCTGTCGTACGTGGTCAACACGCAGGGCGGTGCCGCCACCGTCAAGCAGGTACGGAAGGCGATCGAGCGGGCCGGCGGCACGGTGGTGATCGCCTACGACCGGATCGGTGTCATCGTCGTCCACTCGCAGAACCCGGACTTCGCGCGCACGGTGCGCGGGGTCAGGGGCGTCCAGTCGGCGGGCGCCACCCGGACCAACCCGATCGTCCCGCAGGCCACCAAGGACATCGGGGTCGAGCAGCCGCTGACGGCCGAGCAGGAGCGGAGCGCGGCGGCGCGGGCGACGGCGGGGCAGGATCCGCTGGAGCCGCTCCAGTGGGACCTGCCGGCCATCAAGGCGGACAAGGCGCACCAGAAGTCGCTGGGCAGCTCGAAGGTCACGGTCGCGGTCATCGACACGGGTGTCGACGACACGCACCCTGACCTGGCGCCGAACTTCGACCGCCGCGCCTCGGCCGACTGCGTCTCCGGCGCACCGGACACCACGGACGGCGCCTGGCGCCCGAAGACCGGCGAGAGCGACCACGGCACCCATGTCGCGGGCACCATCGCCGCCGCGAAGAACGGCATCGGGGTGACGGGTGTCGCGCCGGGCGTGAAGGTCTCCGGCATCAAGGTGGGCAACCCCGACGGCTTCTTCTACACCGAGGCCGTCGTCTGCGGCTTCGTGTGGGCGGCGGACCACGGCGCCGACGTCACCAACAACAGCTATTACACCGACCCGTGGATGTACAACTGCAAGAACGACCCGGACCAGGGCGCCCTGGTCGAGGCGGTCGCGCGGGCCACCCGCTACGCCGAGCGCAAGGGCACGGTGAATGTCGCGGCGGCGGGCAACTCCGCCGAGGACCTGGCGGCGGACACGATCGAGGACGCGTCGAGCCCGAACGACACCACCCCGGCGCCCCGGACCATCGACCCGAAGGTGTGCCTCGACATCCCGACGATGCTGCCGGGGGTCGTGACGGTCTCGGCGACGGGTGCGAAGGGGCTGAAGTCCTCGTACTCGAACTACGGGAACGGCGTCATCGACGTGGCCGCGCCGGGCGGGGACTCGACGGTCTACCAGACGCCCGAGCCGCCGGCGACGAACGGCCTGATCCTCTCGACGCTGCCGGGCGGCGGGTACGGCTACAAGGCCGGTACGTCGATGGCGTCCCCGCATGTCGCGGGCGTCGTGGCCCTGATCAAGTCGAAGCACCCGTACGCGTCGGCCGCCGCGGTCAAGGCGCTGCTGACCCTGGAGGCGGACGCCACCGCCTGCGGAGCCCCGTACGACATCGACGGTGACGGCACCGTCGACGCGGTCTGCGAGGGCGGCAAGAACCGCAACGGCTTCTACGGGGCCGGCGTGGTGGACGCGCTGGACGCCGTGCGCTGGTGA
- a CDS encoding DUF485 domain-containing protein codes for MATDAPPPEGSTQTSPAQPTTEAFLAEQESAEFGELRRSYRTFAFPLTIAFVLWYLLYVLLSNYAGGFMGTKVYSNINVAFVFGLAQFLTTFLIAWFYSRHANTKLDPKAEAIKSRMEADA; via the coding sequence GTGGCTACCGATGCACCGCCGCCCGAGGGCAGTACGCAGACCAGCCCTGCCCAGCCCACGACCGAGGCGTTCCTCGCGGAGCAGGAGAGCGCGGAATTCGGCGAACTGCGCCGGTCCTACCGCACGTTCGCCTTCCCGCTGACCATCGCCTTCGTCCTCTGGTACCTGCTGTACGTGCTGCTCTCCAACTACGCCGGCGGCTTCATGGGCACCAAGGTGTACAGCAACATCAACGTGGCCTTCGTCTTCGGCCTCGCCCAGTTCCTCACCACCTTCCTCATCGCCTGGTTCTACTCGCGCCACGCCAACACCAAGCTCGACCCGAAGGCCGAGGCCATCAAGTCCCGTATGGAGGCCGACGCATGA